A window of the Salvelinus alpinus chromosome 25, SLU_Salpinus.1, whole genome shotgun sequence genome harbors these coding sequences:
- the LOC139553628 gene encoding rho GTPase-activating protein 11A-like isoform X3, with amino-acid sequence MKVMERNVMRLAIVQHLRTAYGIKTKNWNKNKARTSCKLTANNKVKVFGVPLESLLQYSVENGSIPCFLIDACASLLEHVDTEGLFRKSGSVVRLKALRVKLDKGERCLSTALPCDVAGLVKQFFRELPDPVMPTELHDAFLKAQQLPTEEERTSATLLLSCVLPDRNMSILRYFFGFLNKVSQRSGVNKMDSSNLSVIMAPNLLHAGDGADKMNASTEKRLKQQAAVVHCLIEHASDFGVVPQFIMEKIPTMLGCEAGVLSPTLERLEDLDTNSGAKRRCRRSLGDMVNGALNKLKTNRTPTNTPQSDRYVFSSATPVIITPSSKREIPLESGHSYGFSNKKRRSIKKNLGLELFPNTLFGGSSTPGPGYLDPSASKTLDSSHNALALVGRSSGQSARSARRKSKRLSHRHFVDRVESGKAGCFSPKVAKKENVRKSLRLRFSLGKSSRDPVSADTHV; translated from the exons ATGAAGGTAATGGAAAGAAATGTGATGCGTCTGGCTATTGTGCAACACCTTCGTACTGCTTATGGGATAAAGACTAAGAATTGGAACAAAAACAAAGCACGCACCAGCTGCAAGTTGACAGCTAACAACAAG GTGAAAGTGTTTGGTGTACCGCTGGAAAGCCTTCTGCAGTACAGTGTGGAGAATGGGAGTATACCATG CTTTCTCATAGATGCATGTGCAAGTCTGCTGGAGCATGTGGATACAGAGGGCTTGTTCAGAAAGTCTGGCTCCGTTGTTCGTCTGAAAGCACTCCGG GTGAAGTTGGATAAGGGTGAGCGGTGCCTGTCCACTGCCCTGCCGTGTGATGTGGCTGGCTTGGTCAAGCAGTTCTTTAGGGAGCTACCAGATCCTGTTATGCCTACAGAGCTGCATGATGCCTTCCTCAAGGCCCAGCAGCTGcccacagaggaagagaggacctCTGCCACCCTGCTGCTGTCCTGTGTACTGCCTGACCGGAACATGAGCATTCTACGTTACTTTTTTGGCTTCCTCAACAAAGTCTCTCAAAG GAGTGGTGTGAATAAGATGGACAGCAGTAACCTGTCTGTGATCATGGCTCCCAACCTCTTACACGCTGGAGACGGGGCAGACAAGATGAACGCCAGCACAGAGAAACGCCTCAAGCAACAGGCAGCTGTGGTCCACTGCCTTATAGAACACGCTTCAGACTTCG GTGTGGTACCTCAGTTCATCATGGAGAAGATTCCAACCATGCTGGGCTGTGAGGCAGGTGTTCTGTCCCCTACTCTTGAGCGACTAGAGGACTTGGACACAAATTCAGGGGCCAAGAGGAGATGCAGGCGCAGTCTAGGGG ATATGGTCAATGGAGCTCTGAATAAGTTAAAAACAAATAGAACACCCACAAATACTCCCCAGTCTGACAGATATG TCTTTTCTTCTGCAACTCCTGTGATAATTACTCCCAGCTCCAAGAGAGAAATTCCTTTGGAATCTGGTCATAGTTATGGATTCTCCAACAAGAAACGGAGATCCATCAAAAAGAACCTTGGTTTAGAATTATTTCCTAATACTCTGTTCGGTGGAAGCTCCACTCCTGGACCAG GATACCTTGACCCAAGTGCCTCAAAAACCCTCGACTCCTCCCATAATGCTTTGGCCTTAGTTGGGAGGTCCAGCGGGCAGTCTGCCAGGTCTGCAAGGAGAAAGAGCAAACGACTGAGTCACCGACATTTTGTCGAcag